The Ornithodoros turicata isolate Travis chromosome 9, ASM3712646v1, whole genome shotgun sequence genome includes a region encoding these proteins:
- the LOC135368255 gene encoding uncharacterized protein LOC135368255 isoform X2 translates to MIPRRRTMGTRPHSPWSGSEAQYKEKTALLQEVSDLEIECGGPRTRIASSTRKPMVQPKPKDTSTPIRVAVVADTSEQDSTLLCQVYEEGLDASPQPSYAYSDHEEAPITGDVEVVLTPDASQWSPRQDNGKRKADNANADDKEAAKKRPSDNFIREKELELEERRLRLEEERLALEKTKFEADREYEMRKLQMEEEDRKSRRESERLQAELMRKMFDQLVKKLA, encoded by the exons ATGATTCCACGGAGGCGCACGATGGGGACGAGACCCCATTCACCATG GAGCGGTTCCGAGGCTCAGTACAAGGAAAAAACTGCGTTGCTTCAAGAAGTCTCCGACTTAGAAATTGAATGTGGCGGTCCCAGAACCCGTATAGCTAGCAGCACACGGAAGCCGATGGTCCAGCCGAAGCCCAAAGATACTTCTACTCCGATAAGAGTTGCTGTTG TCGCAGACACGTCGGAGCAGGATTCCACTTTGCTGTGTCAGGTGTACGAAGAAGGTTTGGATGCGTCACCGCAGCCGTCTTATGCCTACTCGGACCACGAGGAGGCGCCTATCACGGGCGACGTGGAAGTTGTCCTTACACCAGACGCCTCGCAATGGTCACCGAGACAAGATAACG GTAAACGGAAGGCCGACAACGCAAATGCAGACGACAAAGaagcggcgaagaaacgccccTCCGATAACTTCATTCGTGAGAAGGAACTGGAACTTGAAGAGCGGAGGTTGAGGTTAGAAGAAGAGAGGCTAGCGCTGGAAAAGACAAAGTTCGAAGCAGACCGCGAATACGAGATGCGGAAGCTGCAGATGGAAGAAGAGGACCGGAAATCGCGACGTGAATCGGAGCGACTTCAAGCGGAACTCATGAGGAAGATGTTCGATCAGTTGGTGAAGAAGTTGGCGTGA
- the LOC135368255 gene encoding uncharacterized protein LOC135368255 isoform X1: MATFGVIHRKRFHPQDDVHLMREVLSLNPFTDSSKWAVVAQGVNAASEKEFTVRGCRERIDLLLNLFRKQDWNNLRKSGSEAQYKEKTALLQEVSDLEIECGGPRTRIASSTRKPMVQPKPKDTSTPIRVAVVADTSEQDSTLLCQVYEEGLDASPQPSYAYSDHEEAPITGDVEVVLTPDASQWSPRQDNGKRKADNANADDKEAAKKRPSDNFIREKELELEERRLRLEEERLALEKTKFEADREYEMRKLQMEEEDRKSRRESERLQAELMRKMFDQLVKKLA; the protein is encoded by the exons ATGGCGACATTCGGTGTGATCCACCGCAAGCGCTTCCACCCACAAGACGACGTCCATCTCATGCGAGAAGTTCTCTCTCTGAACCCGTTCACCGATTCGTCGAAATGGGCCGTTGTTGCTCAGGGAGTGAACGCCGCAAGCGAGAAGGAATTTACAGTGAGAGGCTGTCGCGAAAGGATCGATCTTCTGCTGAATCTCTTTCGGAAACAAGATTGGAATAATCTCAGAAA GAGCGGTTCCGAGGCTCAGTACAAGGAAAAAACTGCGTTGCTTCAAGAAGTCTCCGACTTAGAAATTGAATGTGGCGGTCCCAGAACCCGTATAGCTAGCAGCACACGGAAGCCGATGGTCCAGCCGAAGCCCAAAGATACTTCTACTCCGATAAGAGTTGCTGTTG TCGCAGACACGTCGGAGCAGGATTCCACTTTGCTGTGTCAGGTGTACGAAGAAGGTTTGGATGCGTCACCGCAGCCGTCTTATGCCTACTCGGACCACGAGGAGGCGCCTATCACGGGCGACGTGGAAGTTGTCCTTACACCAGACGCCTCGCAATGGTCACCGAGACAAGATAACG GTAAACGGAAGGCCGACAACGCAAATGCAGACGACAAAGaagcggcgaagaaacgccccTCCGATAACTTCATTCGTGAGAAGGAACTGGAACTTGAAGAGCGGAGGTTGAGGTTAGAAGAAGAGAGGCTAGCGCTGGAAAAGACAAAGTTCGAAGCAGACCGCGAATACGAGATGCGGAAGCTGCAGATGGAAGAAGAGGACCGGAAATCGCGACGTGAATCGGAGCGACTTCAAGCGGAACTCATGAGGAAGATGTTCGATCAGTTGGTGAAGAAGTTGGCGTGA